A stretch of the Gossypium hirsutum isolate 1008001.06 chromosome D07, Gossypium_hirsutum_v2.1, whole genome shotgun sequence genome encodes the following:
- the LOC107954061 gene encoding uncharacterized protein isoform X1: MSDEGEKTCPLCAEEMDLTDQQLKPCRCGYEICVWCWHHIMDMAEKDDTEGRCPACRSAYDKERIVGTAAKCERMVAEINMERKMKSHKAKAKSSEGRKQLSSVRVIQRNLVYIVGLPLNLADEDLLQRRDYFGQYGKVLKVSMSRTAAGVIQQFPNNTCSVYITYSKEEEAVRCIQSVHGFVLDGRPLKACFGTTKYCHAWLRNVPCSNPDCLYLHEIGSQEDSFTKDEIISAYTSRVQQITGATNNMQRRPGNMLPPPADDYCPNSSASAAKLITKSSPNNTIVTVPKSSPPNGSSGRSIALPAGASWGMRTLNQPQPVSLACTNGPPKQNSDTVSSTLPFSSAVTNTNLACSLHTDVIKKPSEEIHPMHTKGKPDLLKPLKQSAGLDCRIATLEKPTLPERVTASKSLSNQLSCTAAANHDDQGTNIPSTITSTTFGNGGQTLISSGEKAVIISNTDGDTQRLCSDMSTLTLEGNVLNGHSDEVRPSSSSSEHGCSSSPSNQGLRQSHIDYYREPLNTAAAGSSVTSPNGVCVSKEQSVWKTDARIQAEKNTSSEVEEDVLSFDNQRLKDPEVITRSSYVPNSPISLHLSNHSRSHSLQHNEAFGAVNLNADTLLVDDKAGDNSCLQGANVSSLSNGYLDKYISSSIGSDITIEGPPLLSNEEKGKQLGRILANSQSNDANDTGESNIISNILSLDFDTWDESLTSPQNLAKLLGDNDKQANPLKLSSSWKAPNHNQSRFSFARQEDSKYRLADVESPFNIYGQMPQNHPSGQDFTDNRDSYLSKFGVSNGLYSCNFEESDNFSSSPSVFSNKLSAASRAQIPVPPGFSVPSRAPPPGFSSIERVNHAFDATSGNHLMDSSSLLRNSYQAPQSGGIGGPGDIEFIDPAILAVGKGRIQRGLNNSGLDMRSNFLQQLGPYENEARFQLLMQRSLSPHQNLRYDVGDSFSSLNDSYGIPSRLMDQSQVNNMSAFAQLNLQQSRNTHNMSNGHWDGWNEVQGGNGLGVAELLRNERLGFNKFYSGYEDSKYRMAASGDLYNRTFGL; encoded by the exons ATGAGTGACGAGGGAGAAAAGACCTGCCCCCTTTGCGCGGAAGAGATGGATTTGACCGATCAGCAACTCAAGCCCTGCAGATGTGGCTATGAG ATATGTGTTTGGTGTTGGCATCACATAATGGATATGGCTGAGAAGGATGATACAGAGGGGAGGTGTCCAGCATGTCGTAGTGCTTATGATAAAGAAAGGATAGTAGGGACGGCTGCTAAATGTGAGAG AATGGTTGCTGAAATTAATATGGAAAGAAAAATGAAGTCACACAAGGCAAAGGCTAAGTCATCTGAAGGAAGGAAGCAACTGAGTAGTGTGCGAGTTATTCAAAGGAATCTTGTTTACATAGTTGGGTTGCCACTTAATCTGGCAGATGAAGAT CTTCTCCAACGTAGAGATTATTTTGGACAATATGGGAAAGTTCTAAAAGTATCTATGTCTCGGACTGCAGCCGGTGTCATTCAGCAATTTCCAAACAATACATGTAGTGT ATATATTACGTACTCAAAAGAGGAGGAAGCGGTTCGGTGTATCCAGTCTGTACATGGGTTTGTCTTGGATGGTAGACCATTAAA GGCATGCTTTGGTACAACAAAGTATTGTCATGCATGGCTGAGAAATGTG CCTTGCAGCAATCCTGATTGtctatatttgcatgagattggttcTCAAGAGGATAGTTTCACAAAAGATGAAATAATATCAGCATACACAAG TAGGGTTCAACAAATAACTGGTGCAACAAACAATATGCAACGGCGTCCTGGAAATATGCTACCTCCGCCGGCAGATGATTATTGCCCCAACAGTTCTGCATCTGCAGCAAAACTGATTACTAAAAGTTCTCCAAAT AATACAATAGTGACTGTTCCTAAAAGTTCTCCCCCAAATGGAAGCTCTGGTAGATCTATTGCTCTTCCCGCTGGGGCTTCATG GGGAATGCGAACTTTAAACCAACCACAACCGGTCAGTTTAGCATGTACAAATGGACCTCCTAAGCAGAATTCTGACACAGTCAGCAGCACATTACCATTTTCATCTGCTGTAACAAACACCAATCTAGCTTGTTCGTTACATACTGATGTTATAAAGAAGCCATCTGAGGAGATTCATCCTATGCATACAAAGGGTAAACCTGATTTGTTAAAACCTTTGAAACAGAGTGCTGGTTTAGATTGTCGAATTGCCACACTAGAGAAACCTACTTTACCTGAACGAGTAACTGCTTCCAAATCATTGAGCAACCAGTTATCTTGTACAGCAGCAGCCAATCATGATGACCAGGGCACTAATATACCATCAACTATTACAAGCACCACTTTTGGTAATGGTGGGCAGACTCTTATTTCCTCTGGTGAGAAAGCGGTGATAATTTCCAATACTGACGGGGACACACAGAGGTTGTGCTCTGATATGTCGACATTGACCTTGGAAGGGAACGTCTTGAATGGACATTCTGATGAAGTTAGACCGAGCAGTTCCTCTTCTGAACATGGATGTAGCAGTTCACCCAGTAATCAGGGGTTACGACAATCTCATATTGATTACTATCGAGAACCATTAAATACAGCAGCTGCTGGGAGTTCTGTGACATCTCCCAATGGGGTGTGCGTCTCAAAAGAGCAGTCTGTTTGGAAGACTGATGCACGTATTCAAGCTGAGAAAAATACAAGTTCTGAAGTAGAGGAAGACGTATTGTCTTTTGATAATCAAAGACTCAAGGATCCAGAAGTCATTACTCGTTCAAGTTATGTGCCAAATTCACCAATTTCGCTCCATTTATCAAATCATTCTAGGTCCCATTCTTTGCAACATAATGAAGCTTTTGGTGCCGTTAATTTGAATGCTGATACTCTCTTGGTAGATGATAAAGCAGGTGACAATTCATGTCTTCAGGGAGCTAATGTTTCTTCTTTGTCTAATGGATACCTTGACAAGTACATAAGCAGTAGTATTGGTTCTGATATTACAATAGAAGGTCCCCCTTTGCTTTCAAATGAAGAGAAAGGGAAGCAGCTAGGAAGAATCCTTGCCAATTCTCAGAGCAACGATGCTAATGATACTGGAGAGAGCAACATAATTTCAAACATATTGTCACTAGATTTTGATACATGGGATGAGTCCTTGACTTCTCCTCAGAACTTGGCAAAATTGTTGGGAGACAATGACAAGCAGGCCAATCCTCTCAAACTATCTAGTTCGTGGAAAGCACCAAATCACAATCAATCCAGATTCTCATTTGCCAGACAGGAGGATTCTAAATATCGTCTCGCTGATGTTGAGTCCCCTTTTAATATTTATGGGCAAATGCCACAGAACCATCCTTCTGGCCAAGATTTTACAGACAACAGGGATTCCTATCTAAGCAAATTTGGAGTTTCTAATGGTTTATATTCCTGTAACTTTGAGGAATCTGACAATTTTTCTAGTAGTCCTTCAGTTTTTTCCAATAAGCTTTCTG CAGCTTCAAGAGCTCAAATTCCAGTCCCTCCTGGATTCTCTGTTCCTAGCAGGGCGCCACCTCCAGGCTTTTCTTCAATTGAGAGAGTAAACCATGCTTTTGACGCCACATCAG GTAATCATTTGATGGACTCTTCATCCCTATTAAGAAATTCTTATCAGGCTCCTCAAAGTGGCGGTATTGGTGGCCCTGGGGATATAGAGTTTATAGATCCCGCAATTTTGGCAGTTGGTAAGGGTAGAATTCAGAGAGGTCTCAACAATTCAGGCTTAGACATGAGATCAAATTTTCTTCAACAGTTAGGTCCATATGAAAACGAGGCCAGATTCCAACTATTGATGCAGAGATCGCTTTCTCCTCATCAGAACTTAAGATATGATGTTGGGGATAGCTTTTCATCTCTGAATGACTCTTATGGAATTCCTTCTAGGCTAATGGATCAATCACAAGTTAACAATATGTCCGCATTTGCACAGTTGAATCTCCAACAGTCGAGAAATACACATAACATGTCAAATGGACATTGGGACGGATGGAACGAGGTCCAGGGTGGTAATGGCCTTGGTGTGGCAGAGCTCTTAAGAAATGAAAGACTGGGATTTAATAAGTTCTATTCCGGGTATGAAGATTCAAAGTATAGGATGGCTGCATCAGGGGATCTATATAACAGAACATTTGGATTGTGA
- the LOC107954061 gene encoding uncharacterized protein isoform X3: protein MSDEGEKTCPLCAEEMDLTDQQLKPCRCGYEICVWCWHHIMDMAEKDDTEGRCPACRSAYDKERIVGTAAKCERMVAEINMERKMKSHKAKAKSSEGRKQLSSVRVIQRNLVYIVGLPLNLADEDLLQRRDYFGQYGKVLKVSMSRTAAGVIQQFPNNTCSVYITYSKEEEAVRCIQSVHGFVLDGRPLKACFGTTKYCHAWLRNVPCSNPDCLYLHEIGSQEDSFTKDEIISAYTSRVQQITGATNNMQRRPGNMLPPPADDYCPNSSASAAKLITKSSPNNTIVTVPKSSPPNGSSGRSIALPAGASWGMRTLNQPQPVSLACTNGPPKQNSDTVSSTLPFSSAVTNTNLACSLHTDVIKKPSEEIHPMHTKGKPDLLKPLKQSAGLDCRIATLEKPTLPERVTASKSLSNQLSCTAAANHDDQGTNIPSTITSTTFGNGGQTLISSGEKAVIISNTDGDTQRLCSDMSTLTLEGNVLNGHSDEVRPSSSSSEHGCSSSPSNQGLRQSHIDYYREPLNTAAAGSSVTSPNGVCVSKEQSVWKTDARIQAEKNTSSEVEEDVLSFDNQRLKDPEVITRSSYVPNSPISLHLSNHSRSHSLQHNEAFGAVNLNADTLLVDDKAGDNSCLQGANVSSLSNGYLDKYISSSIGSDITIEGPPLLSNEEKGKQLGRILANSQSNDANDTGESNIISNILSLDFDTWDESLTSPQNLAKLLGDNDKQANPLKLSSSWKAPNHNQSRFSFARQEDSKYRLADVESPFNIYGQMPQNHPSGQDFTDNRDSYLSKFGVSNGLYSCNFEESDNFSSSPSVFSNKLSASRAQIPVPPGFSVPSRAPPPGFSSIERVNHAFDATSGNHLMDSSSLLRNSYQAPQSGGIGGPGDIEFIDPAILAVGKGRIQRGLNNSGLDMRSNFLQQLGPYENEARFQLLMQRSLSPHQNLRYDVGDSFSSLNDSYGIPSRLMDQSQVNNMSAFAQLNLQQSRNTHNMSNGHWDGWNEVQGGNGLGVAELLRNERLGFNKFYSGYEDSKYRMAASGDLYNRTFGL, encoded by the exons ATGAGTGACGAGGGAGAAAAGACCTGCCCCCTTTGCGCGGAAGAGATGGATTTGACCGATCAGCAACTCAAGCCCTGCAGATGTGGCTATGAG ATATGTGTTTGGTGTTGGCATCACATAATGGATATGGCTGAGAAGGATGATACAGAGGGGAGGTGTCCAGCATGTCGTAGTGCTTATGATAAAGAAAGGATAGTAGGGACGGCTGCTAAATGTGAGAG AATGGTTGCTGAAATTAATATGGAAAGAAAAATGAAGTCACACAAGGCAAAGGCTAAGTCATCTGAAGGAAGGAAGCAACTGAGTAGTGTGCGAGTTATTCAAAGGAATCTTGTTTACATAGTTGGGTTGCCACTTAATCTGGCAGATGAAGAT CTTCTCCAACGTAGAGATTATTTTGGACAATATGGGAAAGTTCTAAAAGTATCTATGTCTCGGACTGCAGCCGGTGTCATTCAGCAATTTCCAAACAATACATGTAGTGT ATATATTACGTACTCAAAAGAGGAGGAAGCGGTTCGGTGTATCCAGTCTGTACATGGGTTTGTCTTGGATGGTAGACCATTAAA GGCATGCTTTGGTACAACAAAGTATTGTCATGCATGGCTGAGAAATGTG CCTTGCAGCAATCCTGATTGtctatatttgcatgagattggttcTCAAGAGGATAGTTTCACAAAAGATGAAATAATATCAGCATACACAAG TAGGGTTCAACAAATAACTGGTGCAACAAACAATATGCAACGGCGTCCTGGAAATATGCTACCTCCGCCGGCAGATGATTATTGCCCCAACAGTTCTGCATCTGCAGCAAAACTGATTACTAAAAGTTCTCCAAAT AATACAATAGTGACTGTTCCTAAAAGTTCTCCCCCAAATGGAAGCTCTGGTAGATCTATTGCTCTTCCCGCTGGGGCTTCATG GGGAATGCGAACTTTAAACCAACCACAACCGGTCAGTTTAGCATGTACAAATGGACCTCCTAAGCAGAATTCTGACACAGTCAGCAGCACATTACCATTTTCATCTGCTGTAACAAACACCAATCTAGCTTGTTCGTTACATACTGATGTTATAAAGAAGCCATCTGAGGAGATTCATCCTATGCATACAAAGGGTAAACCTGATTTGTTAAAACCTTTGAAACAGAGTGCTGGTTTAGATTGTCGAATTGCCACACTAGAGAAACCTACTTTACCTGAACGAGTAACTGCTTCCAAATCATTGAGCAACCAGTTATCTTGTACAGCAGCAGCCAATCATGATGACCAGGGCACTAATATACCATCAACTATTACAAGCACCACTTTTGGTAATGGTGGGCAGACTCTTATTTCCTCTGGTGAGAAAGCGGTGATAATTTCCAATACTGACGGGGACACACAGAGGTTGTGCTCTGATATGTCGACATTGACCTTGGAAGGGAACGTCTTGAATGGACATTCTGATGAAGTTAGACCGAGCAGTTCCTCTTCTGAACATGGATGTAGCAGTTCACCCAGTAATCAGGGGTTACGACAATCTCATATTGATTACTATCGAGAACCATTAAATACAGCAGCTGCTGGGAGTTCTGTGACATCTCCCAATGGGGTGTGCGTCTCAAAAGAGCAGTCTGTTTGGAAGACTGATGCACGTATTCAAGCTGAGAAAAATACAAGTTCTGAAGTAGAGGAAGACGTATTGTCTTTTGATAATCAAAGACTCAAGGATCCAGAAGTCATTACTCGTTCAAGTTATGTGCCAAATTCACCAATTTCGCTCCATTTATCAAATCATTCTAGGTCCCATTCTTTGCAACATAATGAAGCTTTTGGTGCCGTTAATTTGAATGCTGATACTCTCTTGGTAGATGATAAAGCAGGTGACAATTCATGTCTTCAGGGAGCTAATGTTTCTTCTTTGTCTAATGGATACCTTGACAAGTACATAAGCAGTAGTATTGGTTCTGATATTACAATAGAAGGTCCCCCTTTGCTTTCAAATGAAGAGAAAGGGAAGCAGCTAGGAAGAATCCTTGCCAATTCTCAGAGCAACGATGCTAATGATACTGGAGAGAGCAACATAATTTCAAACATATTGTCACTAGATTTTGATACATGGGATGAGTCCTTGACTTCTCCTCAGAACTTGGCAAAATTGTTGGGAGACAATGACAAGCAGGCCAATCCTCTCAAACTATCTAGTTCGTGGAAAGCACCAAATCACAATCAATCCAGATTCTCATTTGCCAGACAGGAGGATTCTAAATATCGTCTCGCTGATGTTGAGTCCCCTTTTAATATTTATGGGCAAATGCCACAGAACCATCCTTCTGGCCAAGATTTTACAGACAACAGGGATTCCTATCTAAGCAAATTTGGAGTTTCTAATGGTTTATATTCCTGTAACTTTGAGGAATCTGACAATTTTTCTAGTAGTCCTTCAGTTTTTTCCAATAAGCTTTCTG CTTCAAGAGCTCAAATTCCAGTCCCTCCTGGATTCTCTGTTCCTAGCAGGGCGCCACCTCCAGGCTTTTCTTCAATTGAGAGAGTAAACCATGCTTTTGACGCCACATCAG GTAATCATTTGATGGACTCTTCATCCCTATTAAGAAATTCTTATCAGGCTCCTCAAAGTGGCGGTATTGGTGGCCCTGGGGATATAGAGTTTATAGATCCCGCAATTTTGGCAGTTGGTAAGGGTAGAATTCAGAGAGGTCTCAACAATTCAGGCTTAGACATGAGATCAAATTTTCTTCAACAGTTAGGTCCATATGAAAACGAGGCCAGATTCCAACTATTGATGCAGAGATCGCTTTCTCCTCATCAGAACTTAAGATATGATGTTGGGGATAGCTTTTCATCTCTGAATGACTCTTATGGAATTCCTTCTAGGCTAATGGATCAATCACAAGTTAACAATATGTCCGCATTTGCACAGTTGAATCTCCAACAGTCGAGAAATACACATAACATGTCAAATGGACATTGGGACGGATGGAACGAGGTCCAGGGTGGTAATGGCCTTGGTGTGGCAGAGCTCTTAAGAAATGAAAGACTGGGATTTAATAAGTTCTATTCCGGGTATGAAGATTCAAAGTATAGGATGGCTGCATCAGGGGATCTATATAACAGAACATTTGGATTGTGA
- the LOC107954061 gene encoding uncharacterized protein isoform X2, with amino-acid sequence MSDEGEKTCPLCAEEMDLTDQQLKPCRCGYEICVWCWHHIMDMAEKDDTEGRCPACRSAYDKERIVGTAAKCERMVAEINMERKMKSHKAKAKSSEGRKQLSSVRVIQRNLVYIVGLPLNLADEDLLQRRDYFGQYGKVLKVSMSRTAAGVIQQFPNNTCSVYITYSKEEEAVRCIQSVHGFVLDGRPLKACFGTTKYCHAWLRNVPCSNPDCLYLHEIGSQEDSFTKDEIISAYTRVQQITGATNNMQRRPGNMLPPPADDYCPNSSASAAKLITKSSPNNTIVTVPKSSPPNGSSGRSIALPAGASWGMRTLNQPQPVSLACTNGPPKQNSDTVSSTLPFSSAVTNTNLACSLHTDVIKKPSEEIHPMHTKGKPDLLKPLKQSAGLDCRIATLEKPTLPERVTASKSLSNQLSCTAAANHDDQGTNIPSTITSTTFGNGGQTLISSGEKAVIISNTDGDTQRLCSDMSTLTLEGNVLNGHSDEVRPSSSSSEHGCSSSPSNQGLRQSHIDYYREPLNTAAAGSSVTSPNGVCVSKEQSVWKTDARIQAEKNTSSEVEEDVLSFDNQRLKDPEVITRSSYVPNSPISLHLSNHSRSHSLQHNEAFGAVNLNADTLLVDDKAGDNSCLQGANVSSLSNGYLDKYISSSIGSDITIEGPPLLSNEEKGKQLGRILANSQSNDANDTGESNIISNILSLDFDTWDESLTSPQNLAKLLGDNDKQANPLKLSSSWKAPNHNQSRFSFARQEDSKYRLADVESPFNIYGQMPQNHPSGQDFTDNRDSYLSKFGVSNGLYSCNFEESDNFSSSPSVFSNKLSAASRAQIPVPPGFSVPSRAPPPGFSSIERVNHAFDATSGNHLMDSSSLLRNSYQAPQSGGIGGPGDIEFIDPAILAVGKGRIQRGLNNSGLDMRSNFLQQLGPYENEARFQLLMQRSLSPHQNLRYDVGDSFSSLNDSYGIPSRLMDQSQVNNMSAFAQLNLQQSRNTHNMSNGHWDGWNEVQGGNGLGVAELLRNERLGFNKFYSGYEDSKYRMAASGDLYNRTFGL; translated from the exons ATGAGTGACGAGGGAGAAAAGACCTGCCCCCTTTGCGCGGAAGAGATGGATTTGACCGATCAGCAACTCAAGCCCTGCAGATGTGGCTATGAG ATATGTGTTTGGTGTTGGCATCACATAATGGATATGGCTGAGAAGGATGATACAGAGGGGAGGTGTCCAGCATGTCGTAGTGCTTATGATAAAGAAAGGATAGTAGGGACGGCTGCTAAATGTGAGAG AATGGTTGCTGAAATTAATATGGAAAGAAAAATGAAGTCACACAAGGCAAAGGCTAAGTCATCTGAAGGAAGGAAGCAACTGAGTAGTGTGCGAGTTATTCAAAGGAATCTTGTTTACATAGTTGGGTTGCCACTTAATCTGGCAGATGAAGAT CTTCTCCAACGTAGAGATTATTTTGGACAATATGGGAAAGTTCTAAAAGTATCTATGTCTCGGACTGCAGCCGGTGTCATTCAGCAATTTCCAAACAATACATGTAGTGT ATATATTACGTACTCAAAAGAGGAGGAAGCGGTTCGGTGTATCCAGTCTGTACATGGGTTTGTCTTGGATGGTAGACCATTAAA GGCATGCTTTGGTACAACAAAGTATTGTCATGCATGGCTGAGAAATGTG CCTTGCAGCAATCCTGATTGtctatatttgcatgagattggttcTCAAGAGGATAGTTTCACAAAAGATGAAATAATATCAGCATACACAAG GGTTCAACAAATAACTGGTGCAACAAACAATATGCAACGGCGTCCTGGAAATATGCTACCTCCGCCGGCAGATGATTATTGCCCCAACAGTTCTGCATCTGCAGCAAAACTGATTACTAAAAGTTCTCCAAAT AATACAATAGTGACTGTTCCTAAAAGTTCTCCCCCAAATGGAAGCTCTGGTAGATCTATTGCTCTTCCCGCTGGGGCTTCATG GGGAATGCGAACTTTAAACCAACCACAACCGGTCAGTTTAGCATGTACAAATGGACCTCCTAAGCAGAATTCTGACACAGTCAGCAGCACATTACCATTTTCATCTGCTGTAACAAACACCAATCTAGCTTGTTCGTTACATACTGATGTTATAAAGAAGCCATCTGAGGAGATTCATCCTATGCATACAAAGGGTAAACCTGATTTGTTAAAACCTTTGAAACAGAGTGCTGGTTTAGATTGTCGAATTGCCACACTAGAGAAACCTACTTTACCTGAACGAGTAACTGCTTCCAAATCATTGAGCAACCAGTTATCTTGTACAGCAGCAGCCAATCATGATGACCAGGGCACTAATATACCATCAACTATTACAAGCACCACTTTTGGTAATGGTGGGCAGACTCTTATTTCCTCTGGTGAGAAAGCGGTGATAATTTCCAATACTGACGGGGACACACAGAGGTTGTGCTCTGATATGTCGACATTGACCTTGGAAGGGAACGTCTTGAATGGACATTCTGATGAAGTTAGACCGAGCAGTTCCTCTTCTGAACATGGATGTAGCAGTTCACCCAGTAATCAGGGGTTACGACAATCTCATATTGATTACTATCGAGAACCATTAAATACAGCAGCTGCTGGGAGTTCTGTGACATCTCCCAATGGGGTGTGCGTCTCAAAAGAGCAGTCTGTTTGGAAGACTGATGCACGTATTCAAGCTGAGAAAAATACAAGTTCTGAAGTAGAGGAAGACGTATTGTCTTTTGATAATCAAAGACTCAAGGATCCAGAAGTCATTACTCGTTCAAGTTATGTGCCAAATTCACCAATTTCGCTCCATTTATCAAATCATTCTAGGTCCCATTCTTTGCAACATAATGAAGCTTTTGGTGCCGTTAATTTGAATGCTGATACTCTCTTGGTAGATGATAAAGCAGGTGACAATTCATGTCTTCAGGGAGCTAATGTTTCTTCTTTGTCTAATGGATACCTTGACAAGTACATAAGCAGTAGTATTGGTTCTGATATTACAATAGAAGGTCCCCCTTTGCTTTCAAATGAAGAGAAAGGGAAGCAGCTAGGAAGAATCCTTGCCAATTCTCAGAGCAACGATGCTAATGATACTGGAGAGAGCAACATAATTTCAAACATATTGTCACTAGATTTTGATACATGGGATGAGTCCTTGACTTCTCCTCAGAACTTGGCAAAATTGTTGGGAGACAATGACAAGCAGGCCAATCCTCTCAAACTATCTAGTTCGTGGAAAGCACCAAATCACAATCAATCCAGATTCTCATTTGCCAGACAGGAGGATTCTAAATATCGTCTCGCTGATGTTGAGTCCCCTTTTAATATTTATGGGCAAATGCCACAGAACCATCCTTCTGGCCAAGATTTTACAGACAACAGGGATTCCTATCTAAGCAAATTTGGAGTTTCTAATGGTTTATATTCCTGTAACTTTGAGGAATCTGACAATTTTTCTAGTAGTCCTTCAGTTTTTTCCAATAAGCTTTCTG CAGCTTCAAGAGCTCAAATTCCAGTCCCTCCTGGATTCTCTGTTCCTAGCAGGGCGCCACCTCCAGGCTTTTCTTCAATTGAGAGAGTAAACCATGCTTTTGACGCCACATCAG GTAATCATTTGATGGACTCTTCATCCCTATTAAGAAATTCTTATCAGGCTCCTCAAAGTGGCGGTATTGGTGGCCCTGGGGATATAGAGTTTATAGATCCCGCAATTTTGGCAGTTGGTAAGGGTAGAATTCAGAGAGGTCTCAACAATTCAGGCTTAGACATGAGATCAAATTTTCTTCAACAGTTAGGTCCATATGAAAACGAGGCCAGATTCCAACTATTGATGCAGAGATCGCTTTCTCCTCATCAGAACTTAAGATATGATGTTGGGGATAGCTTTTCATCTCTGAATGACTCTTATGGAATTCCTTCTAGGCTAATGGATCAATCACAAGTTAACAATATGTCCGCATTTGCACAGTTGAATCTCCAACAGTCGAGAAATACACATAACATGTCAAATGGACATTGGGACGGATGGAACGAGGTCCAGGGTGGTAATGGCCTTGGTGTGGCAGAGCTCTTAAGAAATGAAAGACTGGGATTTAATAAGTTCTATTCCGGGTATGAAGATTCAAAGTATAGGATGGCTGCATCAGGGGATCTATATAACAGAACATTTGGATTGTGA